TATTTTTTGCCGACCCCCCGATCAACATCCGCGGCCTCCTATTCGCAGGTATCATCATCGGTTCATTGGGGGCAATCACCGATGTCGGGATGTCAGTCGCCTCCGCCGCTTCGGAAGTCAAGAAAACCGACCCTTCGATCGATCCTTTGCGTCTGATCCGTTCGGCAATGAACGTAGGCCGTGACATCATGGGAACGATGGCTAATACCCTACTCCTCGCCTATGTCGGTGGCGCAACTCCACTCCTCCTCCTCCTGATGAGTCAGGGGGGAGGAACCACCTGGACCAAGATTTTAAACCTCGACTTGGTGGCCACCGAGTTCGTCCGGGGGTTGACCGGAAGTATCGGATTGGTGCTGTCCATACCGGTTACCGCAGTAGTAGCCGGTTTTTTGATGAGTCGCTCCCGC
This genomic interval from Atribacteraceae bacterium contains the following:
- a CDS encoding YibE/F family protein, translating into ILVVGKWKGIKTIITLGLTALVLFWVILPLLLRGYEPIPVTVFGAVVIIVFDFLIIGGLNTKSLAAIVGTTSGIAVAGTLALWAGNSANLTGFSSQEAQMLFFADPPINIRGLLFAGIIIGSLGAITDVGMSVASAASEVKKTDPSIDPLRLIRSAMNVGRDIMGTMANTLLLAYVGGATPLLLLLMSQGGGTTWTKILNLDLVATEFVRGLTGSIGLVLSIPVTAVVAGFLMSRSRHPSPGTQRGRNRANNFFRHKKTGSPF